A single window of Vigna unguiculata cultivar IT97K-499-35 chromosome 1, ASM411807v1, whole genome shotgun sequence DNA harbors:
- the LOC114194488 gene encoding uncharacterized protein LOC114194488 — MAQILSSALLLTLLCAASVVAAIEPRVPEAYLQNGNFEEQPNPKYLKKTKLVGKFSLPKWEINGLVEYVSGGPQPGGMFFPVTHGIHAVRLGNEASISQTIKVKQGQLYALILGASRTCAQDEVLRISVPPQTGDVPLQTLYSLNGDVIAWGFKATSNVVKVTFHNPGVQEDPACGPLLDAIAIREFYPPMPTRVNLVKNPGFEEGPFPIFNSTNGVLLPPQQQDRFSPLPGWIIESLKAVKFIDSKHFNVPFGLGAVELVAGRESAIAQVIRTVTNKVYNITFSVGDAKNGCHGSMMVEAFAAKDTFKVPFKSEGKGTFRTVSFKFKAIAPRTRLTFYSSFYHTRIDDYGSLCGPVVDQVIVFPVA; from the exons ATGGCACAAATTCTTTCTTCAGCATTGCTTTTGACTCTGCTGTGTGCTGCTTCAGTTGTTGCTGCCATTGAGCCAAGAGTACCAGAAG CTTACCTTCAAAATGGCAACTTTGAGGAGCAGCCGAACCCCAAATACCTCAAGAAAACAAAGCTCGTTGGGAAATTTTCTTTGCCCAAATGGGAGATCAATGGTCTGGTTGAGTATGTCTCTGGGGGACCCCAACCTGGTGGCATGTTCTTCCCAGTTACTCATGGAATTCATGCTGTGAGACTTGGCAATGAGGCCTCAATCTCCCAAACTATCAAGGTCAAGCAGGGTCAACTGTATGCTCTAATTCTTGGGGCCTCAAGGACTTGTGCACAAGATGAAGTTTTGAGAATCTCTGTGCCTCCACAGACTGGTGATGTTCCTTTGCAGACCCTTTATAGTCTCAATGGTGATGTTATTGCTTGGGGGTTTAAGGCCACTTCTAATGTTGTCAAAGTGACTTTCCACAACCCTGGAGTTCAAGAAGATCCAGCTTGTGGGCCACTTCTGGATGCCATTGCTATCAGGGAGTTCTACCCTCCAATGCCTACTAGAG TTAACTTGGTAAAAAATCCTGGCTTTGAGGAGGGTCCATTCCCCATTTTCAACTCTACCAACGGTGTTCTGCTCCCTCCTCAACAACAAGATAGGTTCTCCCCACTACCTGGTTGGATCATTGAGTCCCTAAAGGCTGTGAAGTTCATCGATTCAAAGCATTTCAATGTCCCATTTGGGCTAGGAGCAGTGGAGCTTGTGGCAGGCAGAGAAAGTGCCATTGCACAAGTCATCAGAACAGTTACCAACAAAGTCTACAACATCACATTTTCAGTTGGAGATGCCAAAAATGGGTGCCATGGATCCATGATGGTTGAAGCATTTGCTGCTAAAGATACCTTCAAAGTTCCCTTCAAGTCTGAAGGGAAGGGCACATTCAGGACTGTGAGTTTCAAGTTCAAAGCTATTGCACCCAGAACCAGACTCACTTTCTACAGCTCCTTCTATCATACCAGAATTGATGATTATGGTTCTCTTTGTGGACCTGTTGTTGATCAAGTTATAGTGTTCCCTGTTGCCTAA